Within the Megalops cyprinoides isolate fMegCyp1 chromosome 10, fMegCyp1.pri, whole genome shotgun sequence genome, the region GGCTTGGGGTGGAGCGCTGTGAGGCCCCGGCGTTCTTCTCAAAGGCCCCGGCTGACGACACCTTGGGATAAATCTCCACCCTGGGGCGGCTCTGCGGGGCCTCTTCCGTTTTGTGTTTGGTGGCTTTGGGGTTTTTGGCGCCAAGCGGCCCCGcggcagcagggggcgctcttGCTGATGAGTGCAGGGCCCTTCCCTGGGAGGTGCTGGGCTGGCTGGTGCTCGCTGTGCTGGACTTGTCCCTCCTCGACATGCTAGGAGCCGGAGGGCGTGTGCGGGCCGTCCGGGGAGCGGGGAGAGGCGGGCAGTCCTTCCCCCCCAGCACAGGCGGGGGTCCCGTGCGCCTCTGGAATGCCAGCCCCTCCTTAGGGACCTTGAGGCTGTTCCTGATCGCCCACTTGGGCACCAGGGCGCTGCTGTTGATCTTGTGGGACACTGTCTGGTGCATCCACAGCACCTCGGGGTAGCAGGTGATGTAGGAGCAATAGGAGCACCGATGTCTGACCAGGCCGTCCGATGGAGCCGGGGAGGCCCCGCCCCTCGGCTCGTCCGATTGGACAGTCAGATTCAGTGGCGGCGAACAGGCCCCATCCGAATAGTGCTCCtcttgtgattggctggcaTCCTTGCGTGGCGTCCCCGCTCCGCTTCTGCTGTGCGAAAGGCTCTGGCTGGTTGAGGCGGCCTCGTCGGGGCGGGTATAGGGGTCAGAGCGGCGGAAAGGGGGCTGCAGCAGGACCTTCCTCAGTTTGGGGTAACCGCTGAGGCCTCCCCTCTCTGCGCTGCCTCCGGTTGAATTCAGCGCTCGCTTGCACAGGCCGGCGGTGGAGGAGTTCCCCACGCCCCCGTGCTGCTCTTGCACGTGCGACGTGAAGAAGGCGAGGTCTGAGGCCGCAAAGTCACAGAGGCTGCAGACGTATGGCTTTTCATCTGCaagagacacaggcacagcgGGATTAATACAAGGCTCTGCAACATACACAGGgtctaaaaggaaaaaacactctctctctatgaCAAATAACCTACAGTACAGacttacattttcataaaatgtttctgtttttcattcatgtgaAATTATGAACTATAAATGTACGTGTCAACCACGATTCGTTAAGAAATATCGCcaatgtacacatacacacatacgtacaaAGTCTATGAGAAGGGCCAAAACTGTAATAAGACAGAAACTTCAATGTGACTGATACGTTAGAAAGACTACAATCTGCCACTACAGTCCAAGTGAAAAGTTTGGATGCACCTGATTAAGACATTTTGATGTCTTATGcacaaatgcttgaaatttgtttcttagacaaatataaacagtgaagttgatgccgATGTATGAATGTCTGAAAGAAATACTtttgagaaagaaaatatttgaaagaaatttttgaaagaaatatttctggcggctactttgaagaatctaaaatatgagataGTTATGAGTTTTCActacataattacatttgtgttatttcatagttttgatgcctttagtactattctaaaatgtggaaaacagtaaaaataaagaaaacccctCTATGAGTTagtgtgtctaaacttttgactggtactgcatgtCCTCCATGAAAAAACCATCCTTTTTCACGATAAAGGCAATGATGGTGtatgaccactagatggcagaatTAAACAAGCTATGTTATATGACTACACACCGTACAATAGGGAATGTTGGCAACCCTTGATCAGATCCAGATGAAGGAACTGGCTGCACCCGTTCAGTGGGACACAGCTACAATTTATCAACAAAATGTATAACAAATATGTGAACGTGCATCCAAACAGGAATACAAGTTGGCAACAGGCTCAACCACCAATTTCTTTCAGACTTTTTTGTCCAACTTCCATAGCAAAACCCTTAATTTGGTCTTCCATTTTTAATGGAGCAGTCACAAAATTCTGTTGCTTACTCACAGTCAAAAAATAGGTTGatctaaatataaatgtgctAAATATACTCTAAAGATTGTAGAAAGGCTATTAGGTGTACGGACACTGCCATGCATAGTAAATCAAGATTTCTATGATCCTCACTATATATTTCAACAAttgattatgatgattatgacTATTGCATGCTATTAAAATTTACACTATTAAAGACATTCTTCATGAAAAACACTTAAATCCTCAGGAGGTATGTAAAAATTTCTTTAATCTACAGAGTAGAGCtccagaaacagaaaacaatatatCACCATGGATAAGGTGGGGGCAATACCAAAGTCAGCCACACGATGGAGCCACACATCACGGCTCACCTATGACTTCCTGTGGCAGCCGCCACAGAGTGCCGCAGGAATGCATAACACTGACAATAAATTGTTGAGCAGGGCCTGGGAAAGAGACCACGCGCTTCCTCCGCTCCTCCAGGAATACGGCTGTTTACATACCGCGAGTCTACGAAGGAGCACCGCTTCCgcctccctcgctctctgccACTGGAACAGATGGGCTATGACTCCATTCAATTTTTCAATTAGATAAGGAGGCGGCcatctgtttttgatttggCGGCCTATAGTAGAACCGTGGGACGGATAATGCCGTGGGTGAGCTGGTAGCTCGGTTTCTGGAGGGCTGGAAGTGGGGTGGTATGTTGGATgcagaaaccccccccccaccctcacaggCTACTTCCTTTTGTGTTCTCACCTGTCTATATCCAGCTCCTCTGGAAGAGCAACAGCAGGGGAAACAATCAACAATCTTAAAACAGCCAGCGTGCTAATCCTTACGTGAGCATTAGCCTGGCATGGCACCTGTAGAAGGTGGACATGCTCCACCAAAAATAACCATAGTGTTGTGTGTGCTGCTGAGCGCGGCTAACACGCTGGAAACATCCAGCGGCTTTCGTGTGGTAACGACACGCAACACTACCGCAGCCAACGCTCAACATGACACTGGGGCGGCCTGAATGATTCTCTGTGATCAACCGGTCGATCGCATTATAGGCTGTGCGGTGCCCTGCCCTTCAGAGAGGGCTGTCACAGAGCACTCTGCAAagtgacacacagagcagtcaaATGCGGCTGTAATTGGGCAGGTCACTGTGTACTACCATATGAGCCCAAGAAATGAATCCTTCAACCCAGCACTGGGAATAGCTCTGTCTTCTTGCAAACAGGAAACTCCCGTACCCACCTTGTGGTTCAGGCTCTGCACACTTTCTGCCCTTGACAACAGATCTAAAGATCAGCTTGTTAACCCCCAATCCTAACCCCAAAAATgtagtgttttgattttgaccCCGGAACAGCTGCTGACAGCATGAAGTACCCACGCTATATTTCATAGTGTATAGTTGGAAGGGTGATTGTTCTCTCATAACTGTGATCTCTCTGCTTCAGGTTCATGGATTTCCTTTGCTCTGTCTCCAGGCTCTGAAGTTTTCCTTGTGGATGAAAGCCTAACCAAAAAAGGCAACTGGATTttgacagtaaaaaagaaaggggtgtgtgtgtgtgtgtgtgtgtgtatagggggGGGAGGGTTGGTTCCTGAGACAGGAAGTTCTGAAATAACATTCAAAGCAAGTTTGAAGACAGCTGGGCctatttttgacatttacacTTCAGGAGAAGTATAGTAGAGATTATTTAGATTTGTAATTGTAGACTAAAAGGTGATAGAATGAAAACATATAGTTCTTGCTGTGTATACATCTTGTCTACATAAATGTCAAATATGtgattatgaaaacaataaGATGTCAGTATTATGATAGTTTACATTTGTCTGGTGCATTTATGATTCCCATAACCCTCACAGaagtacattttattattatatcattcaaaatgaaaaggagaaaaatccTTGACAAGTTTTACTTTGCAAAGTTTACATGGTTTACAAGTCCAATATCCTATCGCATGAAAGTATTACTTTCTAAAAAAGGTACATACAGAAGGCatattttatagtttatattatatcatatattttagatttttattatAGGTATATATTTAGACTTCAGGGAAAATGAATAGTTCCAAGTTTAGAACTTGAACAACTAAACAACCAGCGTGTGCACAACTTTCACCACTAGGTGTCTCCTGCTTCCACTAGTCCTCCACTAGTCCTCCCCTTTGGGTTGAGTCGATAGTGTGTTTTCACAACAATCATTTCACTGACATCTGCGTACATCCAAACTGCTCAAAAGCAAGGACTCGAGCGCAGCACTGCGAATATGACGTGCCACAAATGTGGGCCACTCAGTTTGGTTCCAAGGCTTTGCGGTTTTCAGCGACTGCACAAACAGACGCACCGGTGCGTTTGTGGTAAGGACAAAAGGCCCACTCTTGTCTTTCATGTCGAATGTCACCACGGTTGTTTGCTGTCACAGATAAAGCTGCTCTGCCCTTTGCATAAACTGAGAGCGCGGAGTGTTTTTTTATCCTTCCATTAGAGAGAGTGAGCTTACAGTCATTCGGGACGACCTCAGCTGACAACACCCGACAGCGTGCGCTGCCTTTGCAATTCTAATCCTCATGCAAACCGCAGTATCACAACAAAGGTGCTGCACTTCCAGTTCTTCAATTAAGGCCACGCTTATGAATCTCCCTGCCCGGGCTCGGTGCATATTTACAGCCCTCTGCTCTCCTTTAACACATGTGCcatatattttgcattcagtGCTGTAGCTTTGATAGACTGCTGTGGAATGCCTGCGGGGTTCAAACTAACGCCCTTAGTAATTCACCAACAAAGACATCAACGTCTTCTGAATTGGCACAATGCAGACGTTTGTATTAGTATTTGATACAAATCctaatttgtatttgtacaaatactaatttgtatttgtactaATTTGTATTAGTATTTGAACAAAATACAGTTACTTGGGAACGGTATGTAAATGTTATCTCTGATGGTAGAGAGTTTAAGGCCAGAACAAAAATAGCCAGTTAAAAGTATGCATTCCATTGTCATAGAGCTGAACTATTTCCGCTGTTGCTAGCGTAAAAAAAGACAGCTTCATATCACTGTGCTTTAACATTACACAATTATTAAAGTGAACGTGAGCAATGAGTGGACCTCTCCACAAAGCAGGAAATTACATCAGCGTTTAGAACCGCCGCTGGTGAAGCGTCTCCCTCGGGATAAGATGCTTTAAGTGAGGGGCAGCAGCGTGGCACAGGGGTAAAGAGCGGGGCCTGTAAACAGGAGGTGGCCGGTTCACTTCCCCCAGCACTGcagtacccttgagcaaggcacctAATCCAAattcagtcaatatccagcagcatgaaatggatgATAGATAAGCtctgtaagctgctctggataagagtctgcTAAGCGAACACTGTAATACTTAAGTTGCCGTCTTCAAATTCAAACCATTATTGTGAACAGATGCTGAACTTAAACTACGTACATATCTGactttttatgtaaaaataaatacaattagaATTTATTACAAATAGAGGATATCGACAAGAGGAATCAATGGCCACAAAATACAGGGATCAAAAAATACCATGAGATATTTTTGCATAATGAGACAATTAAActaaaaattaatataattcTTAGAAAATCTGattaaatgtgtgtatatacacacacacactgtattctATGTTAAGTAAGGGATGTGTGCTGGGGTGATGTGTTCATCACTGACAGAAAGGTCCACCTTACCTTTGACCATGAGCTGGCCTCTGTCCCCCATCCCATTCCCGGTGATGTCCTCTCTTGTGGCGGAGGAGGGCGGTGAGCCCCCTGACCCTGGGGTGCTGGGGCGGCTGGCGGATCCCGACTCAGCCTCGCTGGCGGATCCCCAGCGCGCCCTGCTCCCGCTCTCGCTGCCGCTGCGCACCTCCTTGCGGTGCACGCGCAGGTGcagcgccatctgctggtggGAGCGGAACACCTTCCCGCACTCGAAGCACTCGCTGCTCTTGCTGCGGGAGGCGCGGCGGCCCTGGCGGGACGGGGGCCTGTACTCCGAGTCGCTCAGGCTCTCGGGGCTGAGGTCGCCGGGGGAGGCGTGGCCGTGCCTCTCATTGGCTCGCTGGTGCGAGGGCTGGCCGCTCCCGCCCTGGGCGGCGTGGTTCCCGCcactgctcttcctcttcccgCCGCCGGCCCCGGTGTGGCAGTCTGGGTCCCGCCTGCGCTTCTCCTGCCCCAGCAGGACGTACTCGCCCTTCTCCCGGTCGTACGCCACGTCCGCGTCCGCCAGCACCTCGTCCCAGCCGAGGTACCTGCCGTTCTCTGTCACCTCGGCCACCTTGCCCCGTGTGGCCAACTGCCAGGCCTGGTAGCTGCAGACCGGGTCCAGCTCCGGGATGCGCTTCCCCAGCCTCCCCTCCGTGGGCGCGTCTTTCAGCCCGACCGGTTTGAGGCTCAGGTACTCCAGGAGCCGCCTCTTTGCAGCGGGCGAGTCCGCGCCGTCACTCTGTTTTCCGCGGTGCTCCCCGCTGGGAGCCGTGCCATGGCCGTGGCTGTGGACCTTATCGTGGGCCCGCAGGCTCTCCCTGGTGTGGAAAAGGTTCCCGCACTTGGTGCAAAGCTGGTAGAGGCAGGGGACGCTGGCGGCGGCCGCCTCGTCCTGCACCACGTCGTTGATGGTGGCGGCGCACTCGGGGTCGCCCCTCGGCTTGCTCCTGCCGCCTGCCCTGGAGCCGTGCGACTTCATGTGGTTCTTGAGGAACCAGGCCTCGCGGAAGCGCCGGCCGCACACGCGGCAGCCGTGGTCGAAGGTGCCCAGGTGCTTTTTCATGTGCGCCTTCAGGAACCAGGCCTGGGTGAAGGCCTGGCCGCACATGTCGCAGGGGAAGTCGCCCTCGCCCTCCTCTGCCCGGCCGGGCTCGCCGTCCGGCTCCTCACGCGCTGCCGCATCCACGGTGATGTGTGCCTTCTCCACGTGGCTCAGGAGCTGATCCTCCCTCTGGGCCTCATAGCCACACAGGCGGCAGCGGTAGGGCCTGTGGCAGAACTGCGcatgctgctccagctcagcctggcttcccagaatcctcctgCAGAAGACGCACTGGAGGGACGGCGCGCCCGTCTTGTCCCTCTTGACGCTCCTCATCAGGGTTTTGGCCCTGTCCTCCCTGGCGTCCCCGTTCACCGTCCCGTTGCAGGCCGAGGCGCTCTTGGTGGGGCTGGAGCAACCGTCCGAGCCCTCCCccacctgcccctcccccagctctgcaagccccgcctcctcctcgtGCCCTTGGCTCAGGGTGCCGATCTTGTGGCTGCGGATGTGGACCTTCAGGTTGCCCTTCTGGGAGGCCCTGTGGTCGCAGTAGGGGCACTTGTAAGGCCTTGCCCCCGTGTGCTTCCTCATGTGTTGCGACAGGGAGCTCTGGAAGGGGAAGCTCTTGCCGCAGATGGTGCAGGCGTGGGAGAGGGCCTTGTCCTCATCGCTGTCGCTCTTGCTCGCCTTGCTCCCGTCCTCAGAGCCCTCGTGACGCTCCATCGTCGCCACGCTCTCCCTCCCAACTCCCACCCGATGGACCGCCGGCGACCCGTGACAGTGCTTGTGGAAATGACACGCGGAGCAGGACTGCGGGCACCTCTCCTTGCTTCAGTGACGCATTCTCTGCAGAAACCCTCTTCGTCAAAAAGCCGCCTCCGATCCAAGAGAAACCACGTTTCTGCACCTCACTGCTCGGCTTCCAGCTTGAAGCATTCGAGGCGCGCGGCTGCCACAGTCCTAAGACCTGAGCgagaaaaacaagagaaaggaAAAGTGTGTCAGCGAGCAACTGCAAAGGGCGACTTCTGAAACTCGCAGTGCTGCTCCTAACATCTCAGCAAAATGCCATCCAAAACTCTTCTGAATAAACTACTCTGTTACTCACACAACCCTCTTCATGTGTGGGGGTgtaggcgtgtgtgtgggtacacaggcagacagaataACCATTTGTTCAGGGAAAGAAACtcttttcattgaaatgttacAGAATAGTGGTATTAAAGGTTCTGAAAGATAAAAATGCCAGTTCTTCTGGTTTGTTTCTGAATTATTACACCGAATTGGATACCCGTATTAAATGATTTACATGCCAGACAGCCAGGGGTACACCGATCTGAGTTGACACATTAAACAATGAAGATGAAAACCAACATTCACATCACCAAGAAAGAAATTTAGGCCACGATATGCCATACTCAAAGCATTGCTTTAGCCCACATTATCAGTCCTGTACAATCTCCAGAACACAACAGGAAGTGGCTcatttggtgcatttttttccatcatcatTTTCGGAGAGCGCATACACAGATCTGATCCTTACTAACTTTTCTCAAATCAGAAATTCCCATCTATATTCCAGTGGCTCTAGGGTTCACAATGTGAGCTCGACCAAACCCCCCTGGATGTCATGAAGTACAGGAAGTGCACAGAAAAAACCTCACTATTTAATATTTTACGCTCTTAGATTACACCATTAAGCCAGTACCGTGCAGAGAATCAAAgaggaaatatgaaatgatatcAGAAACACAAGACATACTTAActaattcaattcattcatttgaaaaaaaaacacattagaaTTCCAATCTGAATCTTCCTGCGTAATAGtacacatattttattgatGGTTACAATGCAAAGGATTTAACTTTTTTCCACcaatatctttttttatgtAATAAGGAACGCCAAGACGGATCATTCAAAACCCATTAGAGGGTCTACTGTCTCAGTCGTTTCATTGCTGACCCTCCACTGATATGAAGATGATTGTTCAAGGGCAAAAGCAATATAAAAATCAATATCTTAAACACGGCTCCTGCCCGTAGAACCTACAGGCTATAAGACACTGATCTAAAGCAGCACACATTTAGTCTGTTCCAAATGACAGCTGCCATGTTGAATTTCTCACAgcctttattttaaaaggaactTCTATCAAAGTCATCACACAGCATTGAGCCAAAactttttgacatgttttttgcCCTTGTCTTTTCTCCTTGTCTTTGCCTGGATAAAGATGAAGTCAGTGTTTTGTGCTCTGTTcagaaacacactcatacagtatgtgtcataGACAAAGCAATCTTTCTCCTGTCTGTTGCTCATTTGTCAAACTTGCTTGAATATTAATGGCACTGTTCCGTTCGGTGGAAATTAAAACACTGTCACATCATGTCCGCTAGACAAGCGAGTATCGGAG harbors:
- the znf516 gene encoding zinc finger protein 516 isoform X1; translation: MERHEGSEDGSKASKSDSDEDKALSHACTICGKSFPFQSSLSQHMRKHTGARPYKCPYCDHRASQKGNLKVHIRSHKIGTLSQGHEEEAGLAELGEGQVGEGSDGCSSPTKSASACNGTVNGDAREDRAKTLMRSVKRDKTGAPSLQCVFCRRILGSQAELEQHAQFCHRPYRCRLCGYEAQREDQLLSHVEKAHITVDAAAREEPDGEPGRAEEGEGDFPCDMCGQAFTQAWFLKAHMKKHLGTFDHGCRVCGRRFREAWFLKNHMKSHGSRAGGRSKPRGDPECAATINDVVQDEAAAASVPCLYQLCTKCGNLFHTRESLRAHDKVHSHGHGTAPSGEHRGKQSDGADSPAAKRRLLEYLSLKPVGLKDAPTEGRLGKRIPELDPVCSYQAWQLATRGKVAEVTENGRYLGWDEVLADADVAYDREKGEYVLLGQEKRRRDPDCHTGAGGGKRKSSGGNHAAQGGSGQPSHQRANERHGHASPGDLSPESLSDSEYRPPSRQGRRASRSKSSECFECGKVFRSHQQMALHLRVHRKEVRSGSESGSRARWGSASEAESGSASRPSTPGSGGSPPSSATREDITGNGMGDRGQLMVKDEKPYVCSLCDFAASDLAFFTSHVQEQHGGVGNSSTAGLCKRALNSTGGSAERGGLSGYPKLRKVLLQPPFRRSDPYTRPDEAASTSQSLSHSRSGAGTPRKDASQSQEEHYSDGACSPPLNLTVQSDEPRGGASPAPSDGLVRHRCSYCSYITCYPEVLWMHQTVSHKINSSALVPKWAIRNSLKVPKEGLAFQRRTGPPPVLGGKDCPPLPAPRTARTRPPAPSMSRRDKSSTASTSQPSTSQGRALHSSARAPPAAAGPLGAKNPKATKHKTEEAPQSRPRVEIYPKVSSAGAFEKNAGASQRSTPSPKTGSRLAERYLLPQEGLGFMLSSKHGLSENSRSRASPLPQLPPHLSLGRTKPHAPQASPTLRQLAPDPWAVESVSGSGFGSSQSHGGAVSSSRSLYGEIKQEATVETPDTPADILSFLKNCNSHDLATLYHRWGSANPLLDQTGALRSLVRQGDYICRECGKSFSQPSHLRTHMRSHTGERPFQCRHCPYSASQKGNLKTHVMCVHGVPFDNAQYPDGRSHQPGAGALSQLHEDRPADLLQDHSPSENTVLDNESAVLTVNNRQIRNPAK
- the znf516 gene encoding zinc finger protein 516 isoform X2; translation: MERHEGSEDGSKASKSDSDEDKALSHACTICGKSFPFQSSLSQHMRKHTGARPYKCPYCDHRASQKGNLKVHIRSHKIGTLSQGHEEEAGLAELGEGQVGEGSDGCSSPTKSASACNGTVNGDAREDRAKTLMRSVKRDKTGAPSLQCVFCRRILGSQAELEQHAQFCHRPYRCRLCGYEAQREDQLLSHVEKAHITVDAAAREEPDGEPGRAEEGEGDFPCDMCGQAFTQAWFLKAHMKKHLGTFDHGCRVCGRRFREAWFLKNHMKSHGSRAGGRSKPRGDPECAATINDVVQDEAAAASVPCLYQLCTKCGNLFHTRESLRAHDKVHSHGHGTAPSGEHRGKQSDGADSPAAKRRLLEYLSLKPVGLKDAPTEGRLGKRIPELDPVCSYQAWQLATRGKVAEVTENGRYLGWDEVLADADVAYDREKGEYVLLGQEKRRRDPDCHTGAGGGKRKSSGGNHAAQGGSGQPSHQRANERHGHASPGDLSPESLSDSEYRPPSRQGRRASRSKSSECFECGKVFRSHQQMALHLRVHRKEVRSGSESGSRARWGSASEAESGSASRPSTPGSGGSPPSSATREDITGNGMGDRGQLMVKDEKPYVCSLCDFAASDLAFFTSHVQEQHGGVGNSSTAGLCKRALNSTGGSAERGGLSGYPKLRKVLLQPPFRRSDPYTRPDEAASTSQSLSHSRSGAGTPRKDASQSQEEHYSDGACSPPLNLTVQSDEPRGGASPAPSDGLVRHRCSYCSYITCYPEVLWMHQTVSHKINSSALVPKWAIRNSLKVPKEGLAFQRRTGPPPVLGGKDCPPLPAPRTARTRPPAPSMSRRDKSSTASTSQPSTSQGRALHSSARAPPAAAGPLGAKNPKATKHKTEEAPQSRPRVEIYPKVSSAGAFEKNAGASQRSTPSPKTGSRLAERYLLPQEGLGFMLSSKHGLSENSRSRASPLPQLPPHLSLGRTKPHAPQASPTLRQLAPDPWAVESVSGSGFGSSQSHGGAVSSSRSLYGEIKQEATVETPDTPADILSFLKNCNSHDLATLYHRWGSANPLLDQTGALRSLVRQGDYICRECGKSFSQPSHLRTHMRSHTVVFESNGLRGTDVHSTPAEVPKQARDRSSAGTAHTAPLRKAT